Proteins encoded in a region of the Streptomyces sp. NBC_00258 genome:
- a CDS encoding epoxide hydrolase family protein: MSELIEPFTLSVPEEQLTDLRERLSRTRWPDPETVPDTSQGPQLAKLRALHDYWLNTYDWRRCEKTLNCFGQSRTIIDDLGIHFLHVRSPEPDALPLVMTHGWPSSVLDFHKVIGPLTDPVAHGGDPRDAFHLVVPSLPGFGFSDRPTEPGWGFPRVADAWITLMDRLGYRRWGAQGGDLGCAVTDEIGRKAPDGCVGLHLNFAMFPPTPDEIRDATEHEQAMLDSAAYFWENLSGYAKEQATRPQTIGYSLAESPIGLAAWIYAMFQDTCGTPGDAEASFTLDELLDDIMLYWLPNTGTSSARTYWEMARSARPSAPNAAAPITLPTGFSMFPQEHVRKSQRWVERRYSNVVHFNELEVGGHFAALEQPALFVDEVRTTFRSLR, encoded by the coding sequence ATGTCCGAACTCATCGAACCCTTCACCCTGTCCGTACCGGAGGAACAGCTGACCGACCTGCGTGAGCGGCTCTCCCGCACCCGGTGGCCCGATCCAGAGACCGTTCCGGACACCAGCCAGGGACCCCAGCTGGCGAAGCTCCGCGCGCTGCACGACTACTGGCTCAACACCTACGACTGGCGGCGGTGCGAGAAGACCCTCAACTGCTTCGGCCAGTCACGCACCATCATCGATGATCTGGGCATTCACTTCCTCCATGTGCGCTCGCCTGAGCCGGACGCCCTCCCGCTGGTCATGACCCACGGATGGCCCAGCTCCGTCCTCGATTTCCACAAGGTCATCGGCCCACTGACCGATCCCGTGGCCCACGGCGGTGACCCGCGGGACGCCTTCCATCTCGTGGTGCCGTCGCTGCCGGGATTCGGGTTCTCCGACCGGCCTACGGAACCCGGCTGGGGATTCCCCCGGGTCGCCGATGCCTGGATCACGCTGATGGACCGGCTCGGCTACCGGCGATGGGGCGCCCAGGGCGGCGACCTCGGATGCGCGGTCACCGACGAGATCGGCCGCAAGGCCCCCGACGGATGCGTCGGGCTGCACCTCAACTTCGCCATGTTCCCGCCAACGCCCGACGAGATCCGGGACGCCACCGAGCATGAGCAGGCAATGCTCGACAGCGCCGCCTACTTCTGGGAGAACCTCTCGGGCTACGCCAAGGAGCAGGCAACCCGCCCTCAGACCATTGGCTACTCCCTCGCGGAGTCCCCCATCGGCCTGGCTGCCTGGATCTACGCGATGTTCCAGGACACCTGCGGCACGCCGGGGGACGCGGAAGCATCTTTCACCCTGGACGAGCTGCTCGACGACATCATGCTCTATTGGCTTCCCAACACCGGGACGTCCTCTGCGCGGACCTACTGGGAAATGGCACGGTCGGCACGGCCCTCCGCGCCCAACGCCGCCGCACCGATCACACTGCCTACCGGATTCAGCATGTTCCCGCAGGAGCACGTCCGGAAGTCCCAGCGCTGGGTGGAACGCCGCTACAGCAACGTCGTCCACTTCAACGAGCTTGAGGTGGGCGGGCACTTCGCGGCCCTGGAACAACCGGCACTCTTCGTTGACGAAGTCCGGACCACCTTCCGTTCCTTGCGCTGA
- a CDS encoding PPOX class F420-dependent oxidoreductase translates to MTPLPGELLKLLNRPSPCFIATTMPDGSPQLTQTWVDTDGEHILINTVEGYRKTKNVQRDPRVAVSIADPDDTSRYFSVRGRVTSTTTDGAAESIEQLAQKYTGHPYASYGGPGQTRLLLTITVDSVIHSPMH, encoded by the coding sequence ATGACACCCCTGCCCGGCGAACTCCTCAAACTGCTGAACCGGCCCAGCCCCTGCTTCATCGCCACCACCATGCCGGATGGCTCGCCCCAGCTCACCCAGACCTGGGTCGACACCGATGGTGAACACATCCTCATCAACACCGTCGAGGGCTACCGCAAAACCAAAAACGTTCAACGCGACCCCCGTGTGGCCGTCAGCATCGCCGACCCGGATGACACCTCCCGCTACTTCTCCGTACGGGGACGCGTCACCAGCACCACGACCGACGGCGCCGCCGAGAGCATCGAACAACTCGCCCAGAAGTACACAGGCCACCCCTACGCCTCGTACGGCGGCCCGGGCCAGACCCGGCTCCTGCTGACCATCACCGTCGACTCCGTCATCCATTCCCCCATGCACTAA
- a CDS encoding IS5 family transposase: MARRKPWEVSDELWAVIEPLLPKHERRFRHPGRKRIDDRKTLQGVLFVLYTGIQWEYLPQELGFGSGPTCWRRLAEWQEAGVWEELQRVLLDRLRAADRLDFDRVTVDASHVQAKRGRSSPKVGPSPVDRARPGSKHHVLTEAHGIPLRVSLTGGHRNDVTQLLPLVDSLGPVRGKRGRPRRKPRTLYADRGYDHDSYRRRLRERGITPKIARRGEPHGSGLGRVRRVAESAIAWLHGPRRLRTRWETRDDMHDAFLQLAHCMTLARKNPAF; encoded by the coding sequence ATGGCGCGGCGGAAGCCGTGGGAGGTCAGTGACGAGTTGTGGGCGGTGATCGAGCCGCTGTTGCCGAAGCATGAGCGGCGGTTCCGGCATCCGGGGCGCAAGCGGATCGATGACCGCAAGACGCTGCAGGGTGTGCTGTTCGTTCTCTACACCGGTATCCAGTGGGAGTACCTGCCGCAGGAGTTGGGGTTCGGTTCCGGTCCTACCTGTTGGCGGCGGCTGGCCGAGTGGCAGGAGGCGGGGGTGTGGGAGGAACTTCAGCGGGTGCTGCTGGACCGGCTTCGGGCGGCGGACCGCCTGGACTTCGACCGTGTCACCGTCGATGCCTCGCATGTGCAGGCCAAGCGGGGGCGAAGCAGCCCAAAAGTCGGCCCGAGTCCGGTTGACCGTGCACGGCCGGGCTCGAAGCACCACGTGCTGACCGAGGCGCACGGCATCCCGCTGCGGGTGTCGCTGACCGGCGGTCATCGCAACGACGTCACCCAGCTCCTGCCCCTGGTCGACAGCCTTGGGCCAGTGAGGGGCAAGCGGGGCCGGCCCCGGCGCAAGCCCCGCACGTTATACGCCGACCGCGGCTACGACCACGACAGCTACCGTCGCCGTCTGCGTGAGCGCGGCATCACGCCGAAGATCGCCAGGCGCGGTGAGCCGCACGGTTCGGGCCTGGGCCGCGTCCGGCGGGTCGCCGAGTCCGCTATCGCCTGGCTCCACGGACCCCGCCGCCTACGGACCCGCTGGGAAACCCGAGACGACATGCACGACGCCTTCCTCCAGCTCGCCCACTGCATGACCCTCGCCCGCAAGAACCCGGCTTTCTGA